The following proteins come from a genomic window of Natronosalvus vescus:
- the glmS gene encoding glutamine--fructose-6-phosphate transaminase (isomerizing) yields MCGIVARIGRGNATETLLSSLESLEYRGYDSAGIAVQNGSGVKVHKCSGEVSDLKSSLDHEPHGNMGIGHTRWSTHGPPTDENAHPHTDSAGDVAVVHNGVIENYDELKAELQENGHEFESDTDTEVIPHLIDEYRSETDDTETAVRRAVDTLEGSYAIAAIVDGEEAVYAVRKGSPLVLGLGADEWYLASDVPAFLDHTDEVIYLEDGDVVVLEPDSYRLTDAEGTPVERSVETVDWDPEDAGKGEYDHYMLKEIHNQPSSLANTIDGRVDDGEISLEEFPPGTFADVDTVQFVACGTSYHAALYGSQLLRSAGVRTDVIRASEYETATGPVDENTLVVAVTQSGETADTLDAVRKGADRGGRTLAVTNVVGSTIARESDDALYIRAGPEVGVAATKTFSSQAVTLALLTQRLAEDVPEASPPGDQAEMLETLADLPAHVETILESTHAEELAREYLGSESYFFIGSGLGHPVSLEGALKFKEITYEHAEGFAAGQLKHGPLALVTEESPIFAICTGNADGKTKTNAIEAQSRGAPIIAVGSADNPIADVAETTLEIPDTHPVWAGLLANVQLQLVSYHAADLLERPIDKPRNLAKSVTVE; encoded by the coding sequence ATGTGTGGGATCGTCGCCCGCATCGGTCGCGGCAACGCGACGGAAACGCTGCTCTCATCGCTCGAGAGCCTCGAGTACCGTGGCTACGACTCCGCCGGAATCGCCGTCCAGAACGGATCCGGCGTAAAAGTCCACAAATGTTCGGGCGAGGTCTCCGACCTCAAATCGTCCCTCGATCACGAACCCCACGGAAACATGGGGATCGGGCATACCCGATGGAGTACCCACGGGCCGCCAACGGACGAGAACGCCCATCCCCACACCGACTCGGCGGGTGACGTCGCCGTCGTCCACAACGGTGTCATCGAGAACTACGACGAGCTCAAGGCCGAACTCCAGGAGAACGGTCACGAGTTCGAGAGCGATACCGACACCGAGGTCATTCCACACCTCATCGACGAGTACCGCTCGGAGACCGACGACACCGAAACCGCAGTGCGACGCGCCGTCGATACCCTCGAGGGCAGCTACGCGATCGCTGCAATCGTCGACGGAGAAGAGGCGGTGTACGCCGTCCGAAAGGGGTCGCCGCTCGTCCTCGGTCTGGGTGCCGACGAGTGGTACCTGGCGAGTGACGTGCCGGCGTTCCTCGATCACACCGACGAGGTAATCTACCTCGAAGACGGTGACGTCGTCGTCCTCGAGCCCGACTCCTACCGACTCACCGACGCCGAGGGGACGCCCGTCGAGCGATCAGTCGAGACCGTCGACTGGGATCCCGAAGACGCTGGAAAAGGCGAGTACGATCACTACATGCTCAAGGAGATCCACAATCAGCCGTCGTCGCTCGCGAACACGATCGACGGCCGCGTCGACGACGGCGAGATTTCCCTCGAGGAGTTCCCGCCGGGAACGTTCGCCGACGTGGACACCGTCCAGTTCGTCGCCTGTGGCACCTCCTATCACGCCGCGCTGTACGGCTCCCAGCTGCTTCGGTCGGCCGGTGTTCGAACCGACGTCATCCGGGCGAGTGAGTACGAGACGGCCACCGGGCCGGTCGACGAGAACACGCTGGTCGTCGCGGTCACCCAGAGTGGCGAGACCGCAGACACCCTCGACGCCGTCAGAAAAGGGGCCGACCGCGGGGGTCGTACGCTCGCGGTCACCAACGTCGTCGGCTCGACCATCGCCCGCGAATCGGACGATGCGCTCTACATCCGCGCCGGACCGGAGGTTGGCGTCGCCGCGACGAAGACGTTCTCCTCCCAGGCGGTCACCCTCGCGTTGCTCACCCAGCGCCTGGCCGAGGACGTTCCGGAAGCGAGCCCGCCCGGCGACCAGGCCGAGATGCTCGAGACGCTGGCCGACCTGCCAGCACACGTCGAGACGATCCTCGAGTCGACCCACGCTGAGGAGCTCGCCCGCGAGTACCTCGGAAGCGAGTCGTACTTCTTCATCGGAAGCGGACTCGGCCACCCCGTCTCGCTCGAGGGCGCGTTGAAGTTCAAGGAGATCACCTACGAGCACGCCGAAGGGTTCGCGGCCGGACAGCTCAAACACGGCCCGCTCGCGCTCGTCACCGAGGAGTCGCCCATCTTCGCGATCTGTACGGGCAACGCCGACGGAAAGACCAAGACGAACGCCATCGAAGCCCAGAGTCGTGGCGCACCCATCATCGCCGTTGGCTCCGCGGACAACCCGATCGCGGACGTGGCTGAGACCACCCTCGAGATACCGGACACCCACCCCGTCTGGGCGGGGCTGCTCGCGAACGTCCAGCTCCAGCTCGTGTCCTACCACGCTGCCGACCTGCTCGAGCGGCCGATCGACAAGCCCCGCAACCTGGCCAAGAGCGTGACCGTCGAGTGA
- a CDS encoding helix-turn-helix transcriptional regulator — translation MIDSTSHVAAGHSTTIGRLSDLGDATPIARTILEGDGTSATLTRWLLEPLGSDGAMQWLLASPVASVWDVVLVTVLSLLIGGLVGIRLAHVLSRFDLDISVPVSFSTGSDDDPDDHQISTNHSFQHVVSASTPSKLLSDEGEVIRLLVENEGQIRQNQITTETGWSKSKVSRIVSQMHEDGMIDKMSAGRENVISLADQPTDDTPLNVEKPLP, via the coding sequence ATGATAGATTCGACTTCCCATGTCGCCGCCGGGCACAGTACCACGATAGGTCGACTCAGCGACCTTGGCGACGCAACTCCGATCGCACGCACCATCCTTGAGGGGGATGGAACGAGCGCAACGCTTACTCGCTGGCTCCTCGAGCCGCTGGGATCGGACGGAGCGATGCAATGGCTCCTCGCGAGCCCCGTCGCATCGGTCTGGGATGTCGTCCTGGTTACGGTGTTGTCCCTGCTGATCGGCGGCCTCGTCGGCATTCGTCTCGCGCACGTCCTGTCCCGATTCGATCTCGACATCTCCGTTCCGGTGTCGTTTTCGACGGGATCGGATGACGACCCCGACGACCACCAGATCAGTACCAATCACTCGTTTCAGCACGTCGTCTCGGCTTCGACACCGTCGAAGCTCCTGAGCGACGAAGGGGAAGTAATCAGGCTCCTCGTCGAGAACGAGGGCCAGATCCGGCAAAACCAGATCACCACCGAGACCGGTTGGTCGAAATCGAAAGTGAGCCGGATCGTCTCGCAGATGCACGAAGATGGGATGATCGACAAAATGTCCGCAGGACGGGAGAACGTCATCTCGCTCGCGGATCAGCCGACAGACGACACACCACTCAACGTCGAGAAGCCGCTCCCGTAG
- a CDS encoding nucleotide sugar dehydrogenase, which translates to MTPPLSNTERRTDDRARTGQTFHRDAERKTFEHTEPDSDSGVQRTREATVCVVGLGYVGLPLAVGFGEAAFDVIGFDVDDEKVDTLQDGVDTTGDLSDEQIEESGVTYTADPTTIQEADYVFVAVPTPIDRDGHPDLDYVESAARTVGSNMTAGTTVVLESTVYPGATREVLMPALEESSGFDAGEDFFVGYSPERATPGDEEHGLADVVKVVSGQNEAVLNDVAALYESIVDAGVHRAASIEVAEASKVVENTQRDINIAFVNELTMALEEMDVDAHAVLEAAGTKWNFHDYRPGLVGGHCIPVDPNFLAYRAEQSGFTPELIHAGREVNESVPAHLAEITIKALNRCHKTLCNSRVLVLGLAYKPNVDDIRSSKVSNVIAQLEDYDVDVEGYDPHADNEMAREAFGIEMQDQLLYEGFDAVMVATPHDEFAALDLEAVAADLAEQPALIDVTGAVDEAAAAKAGFVYRRL; encoded by the coding sequence ATGACCCCACCACTCAGCAACACCGAACGACGGACGGACGACCGAGCACGCACCGGGCAGACATTCCATCGGGACGCAGAACGTAAAACGTTCGAACACACCGAACCGGACTCGGACTCGGGCGTGCAACGTACCCGCGAAGCAACCGTCTGTGTCGTCGGACTCGGCTACGTCGGGCTTCCGCTCGCGGTTGGCTTCGGCGAGGCCGCGTTCGACGTCATCGGTTTCGACGTCGATGACGAGAAGGTCGACACGCTCCAGGACGGGGTCGACACGACCGGCGACCTGTCGGACGAACAGATCGAAGAGAGCGGCGTGACGTATACGGCCGATCCGACGACGATCCAGGAAGCCGACTACGTCTTCGTCGCCGTCCCGACGCCGATCGACCGTGACGGCCACCCCGACCTCGACTACGTCGAAAGCGCCGCACGCACCGTCGGCTCGAACATGACCGCCGGAACGACGGTCGTCCTCGAGTCGACGGTCTACCCGGGTGCTACGCGCGAAGTTCTCATGCCCGCACTCGAGGAGTCCTCCGGCTTTGACGCTGGTGAGGATTTCTTCGTCGGGTACTCGCCCGAACGGGCGACGCCCGGTGACGAGGAACACGGGCTCGCAGATGTCGTCAAGGTCGTCAGCGGCCAGAACGAAGCGGTGCTCAACGACGTGGCGGCGCTCTATGAGTCGATCGTCGACGCCGGCGTCCACCGCGCAGCGTCGATCGAGGTTGCTGAGGCGAGCAAAGTCGTCGAGAACACCCAGCGCGACATCAACATCGCGTTCGTCAACGAACTGACGATGGCCCTCGAGGAGATGGACGTCGACGCCCACGCCGTCCTCGAGGCGGCCGGGACGAAGTGGAACTTCCACGACTATCGACCTGGACTGGTCGGCGGTCACTGTATCCCGGTCGATCCGAACTTCCTCGCCTACCGCGCCGAGCAGTCGGGATTCACGCCCGAACTGATCCACGCGGGCCGAGAGGTCAACGAATCCGTCCCCGCCCACCTCGCCGAGATTACGATCAAGGCGCTCAACCGCTGTCACAAGACGCTGTGTAACAGCCGCGTGCTGGTACTCGGCCTCGCCTACAAGCCGAACGTCGACGACATCCGGAGTTCGAAGGTGTCGAACGTCATCGCGCAACTCGAGGACTACGACGTCGACGTCGAGGGCTACGACCCACACGCCGACAACGAGATGGCGCGCGAGGCGTTCGGCATCGAGATGCAAGATCAGCTCTTGTACGAGGGATTCGACGCGGTCATGGTGGCGACTCCTCACGACGAGTTCGCCGCACTGGATCTCGAGGCTGTCGCAGCCGACCTCGCGGAGCAACCCGCCTTGATCGACGTCACGGGGGCGGTCGACGAGGCAGCAGCCGCTAAGGCTGGGTTCGTCTACCGGAGGTTGTAG
- a CDS encoding DUF354 domain-containing protein produces MRVVVTIQHPGHVHFFKHAIEEMEGRGHEVYVFARENEVAVDLLEAYDIDHEVLAGESDSLLSLATVQATYEARLLRRARQVKPDVITAIGGVAAAHVATAVRARSVVFYDTEHASLITRLAYPFADVVCTPSCYRGDVGAKHRRYPGYHELAYLHPDRFEPDRSVRDTIDCDPSDPLVLARISSWGASHDVGQGGFESVRDVVERLENAGAHVVLTAEGDLPASLESNQLTTAPERLHDWLAAADLVVSEGATTAAEAAVLGTPAVYVNSQALGYTTELEAQYGLLFAFYDETRHARALEKAVSILEDDDTDWSARRAAMLDERIDVTTRIVTELETAGQERVSDRSPVVANPG; encoded by the coding sequence ATGCGCGTGGTCGTGACGATCCAGCACCCTGGACACGTCCACTTCTTCAAACACGCCATCGAGGAGATGGAGGGGCGTGGCCACGAGGTGTACGTCTTCGCCCGTGAGAACGAGGTCGCCGTCGACCTGCTCGAGGCCTACGACATCGACCACGAGGTGCTCGCTGGAGAGTCGGACTCGTTGCTTTCACTGGCGACGGTACAGGCAACGTACGAGGCCCGGTTGCTTCGGCGTGCCCGGCAGGTCAAACCGGACGTCATCACGGCGATCGGTGGCGTTGCCGCCGCCCACGTCGCGACGGCCGTCCGCGCCAGGAGCGTCGTGTTCTACGACACGGAACACGCGAGCCTCATCACGCGGCTTGCTTATCCGTTCGCGGACGTCGTCTGTACGCCCTCGTGTTACCGGGGTGACGTCGGCGCGAAACACCGTCGCTATCCCGGCTACCACGAACTGGCCTACCTGCATCCCGACCGATTCGAACCCGACCGCTCGGTGCGAGACACCATCGACTGCGATCCATCCGACCCGCTCGTCCTGGCACGAATCAGTAGCTGGGGTGCGTCCCACGACGTCGGGCAGGGCGGCTTCGAGAGCGTTCGCGACGTCGTCGAGCGTCTCGAGAACGCCGGGGCCCACGTCGTGTTGACGGCGGAGGGAGATCTGCCGGCCAGCCTCGAGTCCAATCAACTCACAACGGCTCCCGAACGCTTGCACGACTGGCTCGCCGCAGCCGATCTCGTGGTGAGCGAAGGAGCGACGACGGCAGCCGAAGCCGCCGTCCTCGGAACACCAGCGGTGTACGTCAACTCCCAGGCGCTCGGCTACACGACCGAACTCGAGGCCCAGTACGGGCTCCTGTTCGCGTTCTACGACGAAACCCGTCACGCGCGTGCGCTAGAAAAAGCCGTGTCGATCCTCGAGGACGACGACACCGACTGGTCGGCTCGACGGGCCGCCATGTTAGACGAGCGTATCGACGTGACCACGAGAATCGTCACCGAACTCGAGACCGCTGGTCAGGAACGCGTATCCGACCGATCGCCGGTTGTTGCGAATCCGGGGTAG
- a CDS encoding glycosyltransferase: MNVLQLVTSPRPFFDQQVSTLEARGVECTVLSVPGEYNGDSTRGPLEYARYYPQVLGELRSGEYDLVHANYGLVAPFALAQPKRPVVLTLWGTDLMSDQDWLRTITRQGARFADAVVAPSPAMSAALEVDHELIPFGVDTDRFRPVSKAEARDQLGWDTDEPIALFPYDPSREVKDYPRAQRVVERADADVELRAVTGVPHEEIPLYMNASDLLLVTSERESGPMVVKEAAACNVPIVSTDVGFVRETVGDVTGCVVSDDDAALVDGIERAAETSIRPDARGAIDGLSLESMGDRLLELYYDLLEGPVDGSTDQAAGVTQRA, translated from the coding sequence ATGAACGTGTTACAGCTCGTCACGTCGCCGCGCCCGTTCTTCGACCAGCAGGTGTCGACCCTCGAAGCACGGGGCGTCGAGTGTACCGTCCTCAGCGTCCCCGGCGAGTACAACGGCGACTCGACGCGTGGCCCACTCGAGTATGCGCGATACTATCCACAGGTTCTCGGGGAGCTTCGTTCGGGTGAGTACGACCTCGTCCACGCGAACTACGGGCTCGTCGCGCCGTTCGCGCTCGCCCAGCCGAAACGGCCGGTCGTCCTCACGCTGTGGGGTACCGACCTGATGAGCGACCAGGACTGGCTGCGGACGATCACCCGGCAGGGCGCTCGGTTTGCCGACGCCGTCGTCGCCCCAAGCCCGGCGATGTCGGCTGCACTCGAGGTCGACCACGAACTCATCCCGTTCGGCGTCGACACCGACCGGTTCAGGCCTGTTTCGAAAGCGGAGGCGCGCGACCAACTCGGCTGGGACACCGACGAACCGATCGCCCTCTTTCCGTACGACCCGTCCCGTGAGGTGAAAGATTACCCGCGAGCCCAACGGGTGGTCGAACGTGCCGACGCCGACGTCGAGTTGCGGGCGGTCACCGGGGTGCCACACGAGGAGATTCCCTTGTACATGAACGCGAGCGACCTGCTGTTGGTCACCTCCGAACGCGAGAGCGGCCCGATGGTCGTCAAGGAGGCCGCCGCGTGTAACGTCCCGATCGTCTCGACCGACGTCGGCTTCGTTCGCGAAACGGTTGGCGACGTCACCGGCTGTGTCGTCAGTGACGACGACGCGGCACTCGTCGACGGTATCGAACGGGCTGCCGAGACGTCGATCCGACCGGACGCACGAGGTGCCATCGACGGACTGAGCCTCGAGTCGATGGGTGATCGGCTGCTCGAGCTGTATTACGACCTGCTCGAGGGGCCGGTGGACGGCAGCACCGATCAGGCTGCGGGGGTGACCCAGCGTGCTTAA
- a CDS encoding mechanosensitive ion channel family protein, translating into MSSLHSFLASGAGLGLGAAADPVTSPVRNVDAGTLPEAVPFVDDPWVVAAVVVVIVWVGSGILVNRVRPQLEDRLRPSTANLGLVVARIAVVLYALVPFAGLLGFRPRNVLLSFTVLSLVLGAILAPVGRSYVSGLFILFNRPYEVGDVVELVEREERGYVDDITLGYTKLTTLDNSFLVVPNETMRERDVRNLSAVDERLRETISVCITYESDLTDACSILEDAARSVDGVITGGPSIRVGHTPFPAEPTTLLESFGDHGLHLVLAFWIDDPSLVAGIRSEVRRAIWDGVVDTDVDIAYPHTHVVFDQTSGRARIDLGTSDTIDSNGELWAGSASPRE; encoded by the coding sequence ATGTCTTCACTCCACTCGTTTCTCGCCAGTGGTGCTGGGTTGGGGCTCGGGGCCGCTGCCGATCCAGTTACCAGCCCCGTCAGAAATGTCGACGCCGGTACCCTGCCCGAGGCCGTTCCGTTCGTCGACGATCCGTGGGTCGTGGCAGCAGTCGTCGTCGTTATCGTGTGGGTCGGCTCGGGGATCCTCGTCAATCGCGTCCGTCCGCAACTCGAGGATCGACTTCGTCCGTCGACCGCGAACCTCGGCCTGGTTGTTGCTCGTATCGCCGTCGTCCTCTATGCACTCGTACCATTTGCCGGGTTGCTCGGCTTTCGTCCGCGGAACGTCCTCCTCTCCTTTACCGTGCTCTCGCTCGTCCTGGGGGCGATACTCGCCCCGGTCGGTCGAAGCTACGTGAGTGGACTCTTCATCCTCTTCAACCGGCCCTACGAGGTGGGGGACGTGGTCGAACTCGTCGAACGGGAAGAGCGCGGCTACGTCGACGATATCACCCTCGGCTACACGAAGCTCACGACGCTCGACAACTCGTTTCTGGTGGTGCCAAACGAGACGATGCGCGAACGCGACGTCCGGAACCTCTCGGCGGTCGACGAGCGACTCAGGGAGACGATCTCCGTCTGCATCACCTACGAGAGTGACCTCACTGACGCCTGTTCAATCCTCGAGGACGCCGCTCGATCGGTCGACGGCGTCATCACCGGTGGGCCTTCGATACGGGTTGGCCACACGCCGTTCCCCGCCGAACCGACGACGCTGCTCGAGTCGTTCGGCGACCACGGACTTCACCTCGTGTTGGCGTTCTGGATCGATGACCCATCCCTCGTGGCTGGGATTCGATCCGAGGTTCGACGGGCTATCTGGGACGGTGTCGTTGACACCGACGTCGACATCGCCTACCCACACACGCACGTCGTCTTCGACCAGACCAGCGGTCGAGCCAGGATCGATCTCGGCACATCCGATACAATCGATTCGAACGGCGAACTGTGGGCGGGGTCGGCGTCGCCGCGGGAGTGA
- a CDS encoding metal-dependent hydrolase, producing the protein MWPWEHLAVAYLCYSLYAHLVSGRSPTGRETAAVVLGSQVPDLVDKPLAWTFGITETGYAIGHSIFVAPFVCLGISLLAVRMNDRPIAIAFSIAYLSHLLTDVLYPWLRGGSIEPRVVLWPLASPPANDHGGLLDHFVVYFARYVNILLSDGLTTQVLLQIGLGGGIVVLWLSDGAPFVSDLWWWVSDRIQ; encoded by the coding sequence ATGTGGCCGTGGGAGCACCTTGCGGTTGCCTATCTTTGCTACTCGTTGTACGCACATCTGGTGAGCGGACGGTCACCAACGGGTCGTGAAACAGCCGCGGTCGTCCTCGGATCGCAGGTACCTGATCTCGTGGACAAGCCGCTGGCCTGGACGTTCGGTATTACTGAAACGGGATACGCCATCGGCCACTCGATCTTCGTCGCCCCGTTCGTCTGTCTCGGTATCTCCCTGCTGGCAGTCCGGATGAACGACCGTCCGATCGCAATCGCCTTCTCGATCGCGTATCTGTCCCACCTCCTTACGGACGTGCTCTACCCATGGTTGCGCGGAGGGAGTATCGAACCGCGAGTCGTACTGTGGCCGCTCGCGTCACCACCCGCGAACGATCACGGTGGCCTTCTCGATCACTTCGTCGTCTACTTCGCCAGGTACGTGAATATCCTCCTCAGCGATGGACTGACGACACAGGTACTGCTCCAGATCGGCCTTGGGGGTGGAATCGTCGTGCTCTGGCTCTCCGATGGCGCACCGTTCGTCTCGGATCTGTGGTGGTGGGTTTCCGACCGAATTCAATAA
- a CDS encoding DUF1616 domain-containing protein, producing MSDTNWWFLDLALVILVTGALSFGLLLGVPGVGRIVIALPLLLVLPGYALVSVLFPDDPSEEYYPFDAERTGLRNPLLVTGGLELIERLVLSVVCSVFLVPVVALFTHVTPRGFAPETVIFGISALTIGLTVLAIIARARYPTDQRFTPTLPLSVPFFTQTQSPPSEKRNLRPYNVGIAIGLLLLVATAGFAVANPPQHDGFTEFAVDTEDVTSDTETMYQSTYTAGETQELPVLITNHEHEERTYTTVVLLEQVSYDGDEATVHESEQLQHASATVPDGEQHHQTLEVTPTMQGDDLRLTVLLYEGDPPDDPNSENAYRVIHLPIVVQ from the coding sequence ATGAGCGATACGAACTGGTGGTTCCTCGATCTGGCGCTCGTCATCCTGGTGACTGGTGCCCTTTCGTTCGGCCTCTTACTCGGTGTTCCAGGCGTTGGACGGATCGTCATTGCATTGCCGCTACTCCTCGTTTTACCGGGGTATGCCCTGGTTTCAGTACTGTTTCCGGACGACCCGTCCGAGGAGTACTACCCCTTCGACGCGGAGCGAACCGGCCTTCGAAACCCCCTGCTCGTCACCGGTGGACTCGAGCTAATCGAACGGCTAGTCCTGTCAGTGGTATGTAGCGTATTCCTCGTTCCCGTAGTTGCCCTTTTCACGCACGTTACCCCCAGGGGTTTTGCGCCCGAAACAGTGATCTTCGGGATTTCAGCACTCACCATTGGGTTGACAGTACTTGCGATCATCGCCCGTGCCCGATATCCGACCGATCAACGGTTCACGCCAACCCTTCCGTTGTCGGTTCCATTTTTCACCCAGACACAGTCACCACCGTCCGAAAAGCGAAACCTACGACCGTACAACGTCGGCATCGCCATCGGATTACTCCTGTTGGTCGCCACTGCCGGGTTCGCCGTCGCCAACCCACCCCAACACGACGGATTCACCGAGTTCGCCGTCGATACCGAAGACGTGACCAGCGACACCGAGACGATGTACCAGTCGACGTACACCGCTGGCGAGACACAGGAACTGCCCGTTCTGATAACCAACCACGAACACGAGGAACGGACGTACACGACCGTCGTGTTACTCGAGCAGGTGAGCTACGACGGCGACGAAGCGACCGTCCACGAGAGCGAACAGCTGCAACACGCATCGGCAACCGTCCCCGACGGCGAGCAACACCACCAGACGCTCGAGGTAACGCCGACGATGCAAGGCGACGATCTCCGGCTGACGGTGTTGCTGTACGAAGGTGACCCACCGGACGACCCCAACAGCGAAAACGCCTACAGGGTGATTCACCTGCCGATCGTGGTTCAGTAG
- a CDS encoding DUF7344 domain-containing protein: MTSTHISPEEQTRAEPAETDEPMSSPQDDDEPTESFSKDELFHLLQNERRRMVLEYLRGTEGPVRMRDVAEQVAAWEHDTDVQNLTSTQRQRVYIPLYQSHLSKLDEAGIIDYQKNRGIVERKPAADYVDQYLQVEPAENTTSTSPSVGTGWDDYYLGATALCYLVLLGAVFELPFVSLLSGIGLSALILLLFTVLTVRRFIE, translated from the coding sequence ATGACGTCTACACATATCAGCCCTGAAGAACAGACCCGAGCGGAACCGGCAGAGACGGATGAACCGATGTCGTCTCCGCAGGATGACGACGAGCCAACGGAGTCGTTCTCCAAGGACGAACTCTTCCACCTCCTACAAAACGAGCGCCGTCGTATGGTTCTCGAGTACCTGCGCGGTACCGAAGGCCCCGTTCGTATGCGCGACGTTGCAGAGCAGGTCGCTGCGTGGGAACACGATACGGATGTTCAGAACCTCACTTCCACGCAGCGCCAGCGAGTTTACATCCCGTTATACCAGTCCCATCTGTCGAAACTGGATGAGGCAGGTATTATCGACTACCAGAAAAACCGCGGGATCGTCGAGCGCAAACCGGCAGCTGACTACGTCGATCAGTACCTGCAGGTCGAGCCCGCGGAGAACACGACGAGTACGTCGCCGTCGGTCGGAACCGGTTGGGACGATTACTACCTCGGTGCAACGGCCCTCTGTTACCTCGTGTTGCTCGGGGCCGTGTTCGAGTTGCCGTTCGTCTCGCTGCTCTCCGGTATCGGCCTGAGCGCGCTCATCTTGCTCCTGTTCACCGTCCTGACGGTGCGCCGATTCATCGAGTAA
- a CDS encoding polysaccharide deacetylase family protein, translated as MKRDRSTRRRFLTASSAAALTVGLAGCTSDSEPTDDDGNGSTTDDTNGSTDDVGDDDNGEQDGEEDGVPPLETQYHPREEYRQPGESLDNFEDIDAWEIVRGEGEADEDIVFDGSQSLRLTAEDSQNIVVQRDLSGEDLTDVDLSFAVRTTTPQNITINVRLVDLYGSQVTYSLREITYRDPDVGWFRSSPGVFEADEIEPMMDDLDRIEIQVLHSMEEAEVWIDDLRTHEKPDQGYVMLVWDDGFSDYYDVASPIHDEYEVRTVQAPVPQWSEERRDGIMSVSELQERQEAGDEIVVHGTHNELHEVESEDEIVARLGGDKRWFIENGFEGANYIVYPYNSFDKTSLEHIGEYHYCGGFNQAGNVNTTGVYGFDPLVLPRTIGHDLDISKRCVDLAAEHNQCTILNFHTFDADNTMPEDDYEELIQHIVDSDIEVITFDDLWTMRTENH; from the coding sequence ATGAAACGAGATCGATCGACCCGCAGACGGTTCCTGACTGCATCGAGCGCTGCCGCACTGACTGTCGGTCTCGCTGGGTGTACCAGCGATTCCGAACCCACGGACGACGATGGCAACGGATCCACGACCGACGACACCAACGGCAGTACCGACGACGTCGGGGACGACGATAATGGCGAGCAGGACGGCGAAGAGGACGGTGTCCCACCGCTCGAGACCCAGTATCACCCCCGAGAAGAGTATCGCCAACCCGGCGAGTCGCTCGACAATTTCGAAGATATTGACGCGTGGGAGATCGTCCGCGGGGAAGGTGAGGCCGACGAGGACATCGTTTTCGACGGCTCACAGAGTCTCAGGCTGACCGCCGAGGACAGCCAAAACATCGTCGTCCAGCGCGACCTCTCTGGCGAGGATCTGACCGACGTGGATCTGTCGTTCGCGGTTCGAACGACGACCCCACAGAACATCACGATCAACGTCCGCCTGGTGGATCTGTACGGTAGTCAGGTCACGTACTCTCTGCGTGAGATCACGTATCGTGACCCCGACGTCGGCTGGTTCCGCTCGAGCCCTGGCGTGTTCGAGGCGGACGAAATCGAGCCGATGATGGACGATCTCGACCGTATCGAGATCCAGGTACTTCACAGCATGGAGGAAGCCGAGGTGTGGATCGACGACCTGCGCACGCACGAGAAACCCGACCAGGGGTACGTCATGTTGGTCTGGGACGACGGGTTCAGTGACTACTACGACGTCGCTTCCCCGATCCACGACGAGTACGAAGTACGGACGGTTCAGGCTCCAGTTCCGCAGTGGTCTGAGGAACGTCGTGACGGTATCATGTCCGTCTCGGAGCTGCAGGAACGCCAGGAAGCCGGTGACGAAATCGTCGTCCACGGAACGCACAATGAACTCCACGAGGTCGAGAGCGAAGACGAGATTGTGGCCCGTCTCGGCGGCGACAAGCGCTGGTTCATCGAAAACGGCTTCGAAGGCGCGAATTACATCGTCTACCCGTACAACAGCTTCGACAAGACGAGCCTCGAGCACATCGGCGAGTACCACTACTGTGGCGGGTTCAACCAGGCCGGGAACGTCAACACGACCGGCGTCTACGGCTTCGATCCCCTGGTGTTGCCACGAACGATCGGTCACGACCTGGACATCTCGAAGCGGTGTGTCGACCTCGCCGCCGAGCACAACCAGTGTACGATCCTGAACTTCCACACGTTCGACGCGGACAATACGATGCCCGAGGACGACTACGAGGAGTTGATCCAGCACATCGTCGACTCAGACATCGAGGTCATCACGTTCGACGACCTCTGGACGATGCGGACGGAGAACCATTGA